A single genomic interval of Lucilia cuprina isolate Lc7/37 chromosome 2, ASM2204524v1, whole genome shotgun sequence harbors:
- the LOC111687447 gene encoding zinc finger CCCH-type with G patch domain-containing protein, with amino-acid sequence MEEYELQLLTVEQALLTTQDESARQELQTLKDSIIELIALTQVAEEETKNEEQINDDDEMQRFMREINEISKDEKRDDGSKLQELKNKFEKMIGEKCSAPHKHTWGAVGYHNAIICGIEDEDYIDEDGNVDVKLRVLFTNPTHREMLPCNYYFEGNCRFDDANCHFSHGETIPAAELKEYTVPDFSRLSRNCVVLAKLNDRLWHRGRVLCANFVEKLCRVRLDNVKDHKEREKDFNFEDLLPIFHDEDLSTGSSSDSESDSDDYPKTSMESNLGFNNLFTYQLAQPLGNWEKHTKGIGSKLMAKMGYVYGTGLGSDGRGIITPVTAQILPPGRSLDHCMELREAANGDKDLFSVEKKLQKDQKKQEQLNAKAYARESQKSSDVFSFINDTILATCKPTEAIQTKKPSLQSHTSKSLNVETVRVADDIRRKEREIAEVEKSLKRNASGSQLHDQLKQKLHAKNAELNQLQREEKSLSREQATRKTKEKLCVF; translated from the exons atggaagaGTATGAGCTACAG TTGTTGACTGTAGAGCAGGCTTTATTGACAACCCAGGATGAGAGTGCACGACAGGAACTGCAGACATTGAAAGACAGTATTATAGAGCTAATAGCATTGACACAAGTTGCAGAGGAAGAAACCAAAAATGAGGAACAAATAAATGACGATGATGAAATGCAAAGATTTATGAGGGAGATAAATGAAATCAGCAAAGATGAAAAACGTGATGACGGCTCAAAACTACaagaattgaaaaataaattcgaGAAGATGATAGGAGAAAAGTGTTCCGCTCCCCATAAACACACATGGGGAGCGGTAGGTTATCATAATGCGATAATATGTGGCATAGAAGATGAGGATTACATAGACGAGGACGGCAATGTTGATGTTAAATTGCGTGTTCTTTTCACCAATCCAACCCATAGAGAAATGTTACCTTGTAATTATTACTTTGAAGGCAATTGCCGCTTTGATGATGCAAATTGTCATTTTTCGCATGGAGAAACTATACCAGCAGCTGAGTTGAAAGAATATACCGTTCCAGATTTTTCACGTTTATCGAGAAATTGTGTAGTTTTGGCTAAACTCAATGATCGTTTGTGGCATCGAGGTCGAGTATTATGTGCCAACTTTGTAGAAAAACTATGTCGAGTACGTTTGGATAACGTAAAGGACCACAAGGAACGGGAAAaggattttaattttgaagactTATTGCCAATATTTCATG atGAAGATTTATCTACTGGTTCCTCCAGTGATTCAGAAAGCGATTCAGATGATTATCCAAAAACATCAATGGAATCTAATTTaggttttaacaatttattcacTTACCAGTTGGCACAACCTTTAGGAAATTGGGAAAAACATACAAAG ggCATAGGCTCGAAACTAATGGCAAAAATGGGTTATGTTTATGGCACCGGTTTAGGCTCTGATGGTCGTGGAATAATCACTCCTGTAACAGCACAAATCCTACCACCTGGACGTTCTTTAGATCACTGCATGGAATTGCGGGAAGCTGCCAACGGAGATAAAGATCTTTTTAGTGTAGAGAAAAAGCTTCAGAAAGATCAAAAGAAACAGGAACAGTTAAATGCGAAAGCTTATGCTAGAGAATCACAAAAATCATCCGATGTATTCTCTTTCATTAATGACACTATCTTAGCCACCTGCAAACCCACTGAAgccatacaaacaaaaaaaccatcTTTACAAAGTCATACCTCTAAGTCCCTCAATGTGGAAACTGTACGAGTGGCCGATGATATACGCCGTAAGGAACGTGAAATTGCCGAAGTCGAGAAATCTCTAAAACGTAATGCTAGTGGTTCACAGTTACACgatcaattaaaacaaaagctgCATGCAAAAAATGCGGAATTAAATCAGTTGCAGCGTGAGGAAAAGTCCTTGTCAAGAGAACAGGCCACacgaaaaacaaaagaaaagttatgtgttttttaa
- the LOC111687452 gene encoding uncharacterized protein LOC111687452 — protein MGNSTSKSEGGASGEGGGEVPDGKAKGNKASSHQPVNGKPNSTAAAMLKVESTMSRSASGSDVTEKYFTQLVPIEKLSEILKEKSSAKCGVNGIAAEVFVSQVFPHYTDLGQRLFKLMHTTSRATTAHLGTVAFRQQCERFLGIMDDAKALECYIKMYAQQDNPDFIDKEGVTRLLHICYTIAMQHSGNAVICPAINRTFSSVTKSIFFSHDTLSLGYVCRWFEQNLIRLVLLVHKYCVHTLSTAYRGLEQDAQSCGIELQTPVLEQRNPFADKSSSSSLNSANGGSSDSVDASSSLMPLSQAWLLAGALPPLYSKPQKVTSPTANKASASQIFIEKLSMMPSHWTLLYDSNEHGLGANRFLHHVLGYRGPTLILIHTKDDQTYLIASPAEWKETHLYTGGEGSCVIQLWPKFSMLEKKPNILYLNTSIRGYPKGLRAGSDPRKPILSVDEHFENVDCKGIAAVLLSIEVWGCGDKTSREVQLDIKKWQIKEAERQRTVKLTAADWMDHPDRFLLELGGRQNYNN, from the exons ATGGGAAATTCTACTTCAAAATCGGAAGGTGGTGCCAGCGGAGAGGGTGGCGGTGAAGTACCCGATGGGAAAGCTAAAGGTAATAAAGCAAGTTCTCATCAGCCAGTGAATGGTAAACCAAATTCCACTGCGGCAGCTATGCTCAAGGTCGAAAGCACTATGAGTCGTTCTGCTTCGGGTTCAGATGTTACTGAGAAATATTTCACCCAATTAGTGCCCATAGAAAAACTATCGGAGATACTTAAAGAGAAATCTTCAGCTAAGTGTGGCGTTAATGGCATTGCGGCTGAGGTGTTTGTG tCCCAAGTATTTCCTCACTACACTGATTTGGGTCAACGCCTATTTAAATTAATGCATACAACATCGCGAGCCACTACCGCTCACTTGGGTACAGTAGCGTTTCGTCAACAATGTGAACGTTTCTTGGGCATAATGGATGATGCCAAGGCGTTAGAATGCTACATTAAAATGTATGCACAACAGGATAATCCAGATTTTATTGACAAGGAGGGCGTTACTCGCTTATTGCATATTTGCTATACAATTGCTATGCAACATTCGGGCAATGCTGTAATATGTCCTGcg ATAAATCGCACCTTCAGTTCCGTTACAAAATCGATTTTCTTCAGCCACGATACACTAAGTCTCGGTTATGTCTGTCGTTGGTTCGAACAGAATCTGATTCGTTTAGTATTATTGGTGCATAAATATTGTGTTCACACCCTATCGACCGCCTATCGTGGTCTCGAACAAGACGCACAATCATGCGGTATTGAATTACAAACTCCCGTTTTAGAGCAACGTAATCCATTTGCCGATAAATCTTCATCGTCGTCTTTAAATAGTGCTAATGGTGGTTCGTCTGATAGTGTTGATGCCTCTTCCTCTTTAATGCCATTATCACAAGCCTGGTTGCTGGCTGGTGCCTTGCCGCCATTGTATTCGAAACCCCAAAAGGTTACTTCACCCACAGCTAATAAAGCATCAGCATCGcaaatattcatagaaaaactATCTATGATGCCATCACATTGGACTTTATTGTATGATTCAAATGAGCATGGTTTGGGTGCAAATCGTTTCTTGCATCACGTTCTCGGTTACCGGGGACCCACTTTGATTCTTATACACACTAAAGATGATCAAACATATTTGATTGCTTCGCCGGCAGAATGGAAGGAAACACATTTGTATACCGGTGGAGAGGGCAGCTGTGTCATACAATTATGGCCCAA ATTTTCAATGTTGGAAAAGAAGCctaatattttatacttaaacaCCAGCATACGCGGTTATCCTAAAGGTTTACGTGCTGGTTCTGATCCTAGAAAACCAATTCTATCTGTGGatgaacattttgaaaatgttgattGTAAGGGTATTGCTGCAGTTTTACTTTCAATTGag GTATGGGGCTGTGGAGATAAGACATCACGTGAAGTGCAGTTGGATATTAAAAAATGGCAAATTAAAGAAGCTGAACGACAACGTACAGTTAAATTAACAGCAGCTGATTGGATGGATCATCCAGATCGTTTCCTTTTAGAATTGGGTGGACgacaaaactacaacaactaa